TGAAGTATTAACACtgtcgttactgtatttattttcagatgctctgtttctttcaattacttaaagaatttagtaaaataacttagttatcattcagccactgttaggaacataaattgtgactaaggtttggtggaagattttaatttagaacttatgagaacaagacatttgtaccacagagccaggttggtaatgaaagggttaagctggaTAAAATTATTTGCATGCTAATGGTTAAGATGCACAATGACAGATCAATCTAAATGGATATTGCCACAGTGGATACCTCTGATGTGCAGTAGTAATTGACCTAATGTCTCAATTTAGGAAACCATCTGTGATTGTAACGCTGAGTGAAAACACAGTATCTAAAGCTACATTGATGTCTAGGGACAAGTGACATGAAAATAATTCTTACAAAAATTTCCTAAGAAATAATGCCAGTTATTGATGGTATGCATTTCATAACATTCCAATAGCAAAGTCTTTGCTGAACCAGtactttatatataatcattttatgtctgttttccatgctggcatgggttgggtagtTTTACCACAGCTGCAGCGGGTTCCAATcggatttggcttggtttctatgggtgaatgcccttcctaaggccaaccactttgcagtgtatGCTTCTAATGTGGCACCAAAATTCTCTTTGCCAAGGAGAGCAgccttgagtacagcaaggtgccaagTATCTCAGTCTGAAAGTGTCCAAGGTcatccttcagtacttcatcccatggcTTCCTGGGTCTCCTTTCATTTTGAGAGATTGACGTATACGAGTGGATCaaaagaaagttttaaaaaatagccGGACAAGTATGAAGCAGAATACCCATTAACATCTACCATACATGACACAACAAGCCCAAGAGATGGTTCTGGTGAATTGAGTGACCATCAATGAGGTGCTGTGTTCTCTACAAGTTAGTCATGGTTCTGTATATGAAATCTAGGGCAAGCTTCTATAGGGTCTGTGCAAGTTGGGTGCCAAGAGCTTATTGAAGTGCAATCATGTGGGGATATGTAAATGCTTACTCGACTTCTACAACAATGATGGTGAAACATTTTTTGGGGGAAAAGTCACAGATGAGACCTGGATTACTGATCCACAATCCAAAAGGTAGAGACTGTAGTAGccagtaaaatgaaaaaaacaaattaaagacTCAACCTTCTGCAGAAAAAGCAATACTGTTTTTAGGgacgaaaatttttttaaaaagacccTACACTGGAAAAGGGGTTTACAATCAGCAGTGTATGCTCCAGCAAATGGTGAAGTATATCATTAAAACCATTGAAAAAGTGGGTTTCAAGTTGCTGGAACACTAGCATACAGTCCAGATCTTGCCCTTTTCAGCAATCACTTGGAATATTCAAGTGTGTTAATTTGATATGGATGGATGAAGTGCATAAATGGTTGTGTGAGCAGACAAAAACCTCTAATGGAATAAGCAAGCTTGTGGACTCCAAGAAGTGAATCGAAAAGTAAGGAGGCTATGTTGAAGAATGATGTAATTATTCAAATCCTGCttctgttttaataaattacagaaatgGAAGCACAATTTTTGTTTAGACttaaataatatttgatacatataacaaatattttataacaatCGCATATTCATCTGAGATGAAATATTAAACAAACaagattttaatttcaaaatataatttaaagtgaaaaatattaaaaaaatttttttattgaagaaaccatatgtgtatttttaaaatGGCTGGCTCCCAATTTCTCGCTATTTGCCTTTGGTTAAAATTGAAAATGCATCTGGTTAGCAATATTTCACAAACGGAAAGGATTTAATCTCTTCAAATTCAGATGCTGCAAATAAAATTCTCTAATTGTGATGTCAATttgttttgctttcaaatttacctaaaaagtaaaaagaatatagatCTTTAAGTCGATATTATCACAAGTAGATTTACACACATTGCAACAAATAGCAAACGATCCTTTATTAAATGAATACTGAAGTAAATATACTATATTCGCAACAAACAGCAGTTAGATATATTGCCTTTATGTGCATGAttcagaaacttgcttcccaaccatgtgatctcaggttcagtcccaggcaccttgggtcaaccaaagccttgtgagtggatttgagagacaaactaaaagaagcctatcataagtatgtatgtggacTCTTGTCCTGACaacatgtgatagttgtaaacaaacaaTGCTCATTCCCAGTCTTATGGggggcaggaagggcatccagctgtagaaaatttgacccaacaaattctgtctgaccctgCAGGGTGTTGGaaattggatgttaaatggtATTGCATTATACTCCAGTGAAAGCTCAGTGCTTCTGCTTATCTTAAAAGTCTTCATAGCTAAAATTAAGTGATTAGCAAGGTTATTCAGCTGTTAAaacacttgtttcagtaattcatATAACTAACCAACCAACCTATATTGATTTCATAATTTCCCAAGTTTTGAGGGGGAGAGCGCATTGAATACCTCAATGTATATGATCACTGTGGCACCTAGGTGGAGGAATTGTGTGTCAACATCTCACACGATCACTACCGAGGAAGCTTGCaattgaaagaataaaatggAACTTCGGCTTGCTGGCCTTCAACACCAATGAGCACCAGCACTGAAAAGACGAGGATTTCAGGTAACTTGGTGCTCGGAGGGCACTGCATGATAGGAGAAAAATGTGGAACTTTGGGCTCAACAGGAAGACTAAGTGTGACCTTTTTCGtcactaatatatttctttattgctttactacccacaaacggattaggtcgattacatcgaccctgaaaggatgaaaggcaaagttgacctcagcggaatttgaacccagaacgtaatggcaaacgaaatacagctacgcatttcgcctggcatgctaatgatgctgccagctcgccgcctaattttCGTCACTAATAAAGCCATCCTTCTGTATGGGACAGAAGCATAGGCACTAACTGGTACCCAAGAGAAATTAATGGAAGCTATCAAATCAGACTACTTACTGGCAACAGTATGCATCATCACTTCAAGACGCTGTTCTCTGCAAGCCCATGGAGAGTAATGCCAAATGTGGTGCTTAGAAGATAACTTGTAGACATACTGATGAACATCCAGAACCAGGATACATAGAAAGGTGTCATCTTGAGAATGTGGAGTGCTTCAATTGCCTTGATTTGAGTGAAAAGATACACAGGGCCTTTTTGTTGCCTTATCTCAGTGTATGAGATTTATTTCATGAATTGGTTGGGGTGAAACACTCATCAACCTGCAACTCATATTTGCTATTTACAACCATTACAATCAAATGCCTTTGTCTAGGGTACAAACTTAAGAGGCAAAGTAACCAAATTAAGTCTTGCAAACGTATAGTACTGAACAGGAATCTGGGTAGGGAAGAAATAAACGAAAAACACAGGGCTTACCAAACATAATACATTCTTCCATAATCATCTTCATAGTCCTCATAATAGCTGTCTGAAAGATCATCTCCAGTTAAGGCTGCTAAGAAATTATGAATTTCACCTTGTATTGTTTCATGATGAAATACATGTTCATGGTGTTCAGGGTGTCtccttttctttgtctttggTTGCGGTACTTTGAGAGCTAacaattataaaaaacaaaactgatgccttaataataataaaagaaaagccttatgaaacaaacattttaattCCATGAGACAAATGATTCAATCCTGTAGGCCCAACGCTTCAATTCAATTGTGATAAATGGTTTATAATTAATCCAATTATTTTGTTCCATTCAGAAACAAATTCAAATGTTTTAAAGCAATAAAAGATGACACCTATTTAAATAAGAGAGATCATGCTTCAAACCATTGACTAGTAATGAAGATAGAGCAGAACTGCAGCCAATGGTATAGTGTAATAAAGCAAGTTATAAGAGGGAGCTAAGGGAACATACCAGTAAATAGAGAAAAGGTAACTAGAACCAATATCAATGTTATTTGAAGGAAGACAGTTTAGTTAGGAAGGTTTGATGTGTGGACCAAATTGTTTACTTTGTATGAGTTGTGACGTAACTCAATACAAAAGAAAAGCACACAGGTGTTATGAAGATGCAGAATGAGGAGTGCAAAGGATATAGACCCGACACATGAGACCATGTATAGAGATTAGCATAGGCTAATCTATGTGAAGAGTCTGGCTGcatccgaaaaaatatatattatgaaacaaaaataaacacaaaatttattacacgaatCTGTTACCACCACGACAGTCAACTATTTGATGCCGAACACAagtttgatgttgaatacatccacAAATTTTCCGCTCAGATAGCTCTTCCCAAGACTGCAATACGGCTTCGTGCAATTCATGCCTCGTTGTAGGGCTTTTCAGTTCAACTTTATCGGCCaaatttaatgattctgctaattccaCGTGTAAATATGTGTTAAATAGAACTCAatgaataaatcttaattaactgtgttgtcaattgtatgcTAACGTGTacgcagccagacttttcacacagaggatATAATGTATAGTTTGTAGCTTTCAGGATCTCTCAATCATCCAAGTTATTTGCTTAATTAAACAGGTAGTGTTTGATGTCTGAGCAAGAACAAACAAGTTCAATTGAGACGATCGTAATTACAAAAGGTTTTAAACTGATCAAGCAAAACTTGAAACCCAAAGACAAGTTTGGATAAGTTGTAGTTTAGGTTTGTATTAAGAGATGAAATCACAAATTTCATAACTCTCACAAGAAATTGCAAGAGTTCTAAGCTAAAAAGAGAGTAAGTAAAAACTCAGtaaaagtaatatttatcccAAATAGGTTGTTGGATCAGACAGGCTGACAGAAGAAGAAAGATTTGAAATGTATTAGATCTACAAGAATAGTTATTAGAAGGGCCATCCCACTTTACAATAGGTGATAATGTTACAGCTAGAATTACTATATCAAGAGTAAAAAATGGGTGAAAGAAGTTCAATGTACAATTGTCAACAAAAGGCTGCTTTCTCTATGCAAAAGCAAGGAGTAGAGCAGTAAAAATACGAGTGTCAAATACAAAAGAAGGGCATATGATGccaagaaattaatatattttgggaatatgctgtgcctgagaagacctggcaagccaagtgagaccataacctcgtggccaatgccaggggtgtaaccagcccacttgtgtGTACCTTTCCTTTATTGGACACTagactctgcttgcaaagacctgttgaggcaagtgaaatcaaaattgaaatcaaattcgatgactggcatccatgctagtggagtggtAAGAGCACCACCCGAGCGTGATAGTTGCcaaagcagctaactggcttccgtgccagtggcacgtaaaaagcaccattcgagtgtgatcattagcagcatcaccttactggtgcttgtaccagtggcatgtgaaaaaacatttgagcgaggtcattgccagatcagattggagcctggcgcagccacctggtttgccagtcctcaatcaaatcgtccaacccatgctagcatggaaagcggacattaaacgatgatgaattaGGAAATGTGCAAAGATTTAACTATACCTTTTCTTTCCTTAACATATTGagctcttttttctttcatttctggaCTGAAGAAAGCAGTCATTTTATCAATATAAGAGTCTACCACAAGGGCTTTTGTCTGGGACTTAATAGAAGTACGACAAACTGGACAGTCATTCTTCTTATTCATCCACATATGTATACAGTAGAAACAAAATGTATGTGAACAACTGAGTGTAGTGGCCTGAAACAGAACAAGAAATGACAGACATTAATTTAACAAATTAACATTCCTATTGTAATATGTTTAAAACAGCTGAACCCAGAGAGGATATGATACAATACAAAACTTCATGTTATATCCATTTTTCCATCTTAGCAAAAAGATGGATAGGTCATGGCATATCACAGCTTGTTGCAGTCCTTCCTCTGATACACATTAACAGAGAGAACCAGTTAAAATTGCTCTTCACCACCCATGGTTTCACAATGTAAACTGGGTACCTTTTACTGTGCCATTGGTATGAAAGTTTGTGACAGAACTAAAGAATTTTCTCTACTCTGTGCCTCCTCTTGTTCACAATTAATGTCCACCGAGACAAGTGGCATGCAGGTGACatcttattcattcattttgGAAGCTTAAATGTCattagaatttaaataaattagtaaatggCACAAATACctaatatactaaaatatattatatcagcATAGTGCAGATAGTCCAGTGTGCttttataaagatattttctAGGACTAACAACTTCAATATAAATGAGATGAAATCTTTGTTTCTAGTCAACAGAAATAATTTAGGTTGTAAGAGTTTTGTCTAAgaaacaaaataagcaacatttcACAACTGTAATGTTGAACCATGGTTGTTGGCCAGTTGGGAATGATTGCCACTaaaagtgtgtgtctatgtttgtttcccATCATAACTTCACAATCacaactggtttatttatgtctctgtaacttagcagttttccaaaagagactaatagaataagaactttaaaaaatattagtaTTAAGGTTGATTTGCTCATCTAAaactcaaggtggtgcccaaaatggctgcagtccaatgactgagatgagtcaagaaataaaagaaactatcttaaaaacacaaatatagaaaaattaatgtaaaacacTCATAAATCACCATACCTGCACAAACAGTTCGTTACAAATGCTACACTGTAGCTCCATTTCTAACATCTCAGAAAATTTAGTCAAGACCTCTTCACGAGTTTTCAATACAACATCTTGCTCTTTCAAATTAGCCAATTTTGCTTCCTGCAACTGACTCTCTAGTAAGCGTCGTTCAGCATCTTTATTATCAATTATCAGTTTCAATTCTTCCTTAGACTGAGTTAATTCATCGATAGTAGCCTTATCAGAATTGCACTTATTAAGAAGTTCTTTCTCAATTTTCTCCTTTTGCTCCAGGGCAACTCTTTTGATCTTCAAATCTTGCTTCAaagatttctcttttttctttaacaACATCACCATTTTGTCCTGAAATTCTTGTTCCAGttgctttctctcttcatcttttaatttctgtaatttcaaaatAAACCAAAGGTGTAAAGACCAATCAACATTTCCCATTAACAatggacaagagaaacaatattttgtttgataTAAATGCTTTTacttgcaagtttttttttttcttcctgttatCCCATTAAGCAAATTTTTGATAAACATGAAACgcaaaaaagtaaaattaataagATTTACTctattttacatcattttaatgtctactttctcCTGCTTGAAGAGGTTGGAGAGTTTGAGACAGATATTCCATGGCCAAACACATTCTTGCAAAATgctgaaaatgaatgacactgcttgcatgacgatgactttcatttacaactatcatgtcatatcaagacaagaaacacatacacacatcatcgtcatttaaaatcagctttccatgctggcatgggtttgtctgagggctggtgagccagaaggctgcaccaggctccaatccgatctggcaatgtttctacagctggatgcccttcctaacaccaaccacccagagtgtagtgggtgctttttatgtgccacaggcacgaggaccagtcagacagtactagcatcaaccacacttgcaagagagacggctgcgctggtatggccatgtgctttacgtgtcaccggcatgggtgccaattaggAGGTACTGTCATGagccacaacaacaacttcacttgcctcaaaaggtcttctcaagcacagtttattgcccaatgattgaaagatACTCTTAAATGtactggttatgctgcactggcataggccatggttacggTCTGATTTgatttgttgggtcttctcaagcacagcatatctccaaaggcctcagtcacttgtcattgctcagtgaggcccaacgtttgatgGTCGTGCTTcaacacctcatcccaggtcttcctggatctacctctccCACAGGTTCCGTCTACTGCTaggatgtgacactttttcacgcagctgtcctcatccatatgcaacatggccataccagcgcagccgtctctcttgcaaaccacatctgatgcttcttttttctctcagggtgcttacactgtcatgtatgcacactgacgttacacatccagcagagaatactagcttcattccttgcaagtttatgcatgtcctcagcagcccatgtttcactgccatgtagcatggctgtttgcacacatgcgccATACAGTCTACCTATTACTCTGAGTgaaaggccctttgtcaccagcagaggtaggagctctctgaactatGCCCAGATTATTCTTGTTCTAGCAGCAATACTCAGAGCAACCACCCCACCggtactgacttggtcacctaggtaacagaagctatcaactacttgttgAGAGCTACTGACCTGACCTGGTAATTAGTCCTCGACACGTCCcatagaaatctccagttgtcttccacatcatgtgatgctatatccaaCTAGTTTGTCAaaagctttgagtaatatgtctatgcatgcatacacacaatgggtttctttcaatttctgtcttccATATTCACTCACATGACTTTGTTCATCCCAgaactatagttgaagacacttaaccaaggtaccattcaatgggactgaacccacaaccatgtggttggaaaacaaacttcttaccacatagcagcCACGTgccaatttcacacacacacacacacacaaaacatctagatagatgatacaaagaaaacaaggatgggtcatttggagttttctttcctcagttgagttccagattatctttgcaattttggctgctTATGCCCGAAATTGCACCAATCTGGCcacccccaaggaaaaactaagctaagagcattagattccttggaagaaagcagcaaatgtatacaaaaacaaagacggaaaaaatGGAGGAActtaatacaaataacaggacatagaAACAGGTATCTTTCAACTAAGGACGGATTAAGTTGGCCAAATGAcacccaacagtaaatcaaaattccataaatacttattcaattttatttatccattccagtggcatataaaaagcaccattcaagcatggttgttgccagtgctgcctgactggctcctgtgccagtggcacacaaacaTCATTCAAGTGCAgtcaatgccagtaccatctgactggtcctcatgctggtggcacataaaaagcacctactacactcagagtggttggcattaggaagggcatccagcagtagaaaccttgccagatcagactggagcctggtacagccttctggcttgccagtcctcaatcaaactatCCAAATCCACGATTCCAATTAcaaatgtttaataattaaatCCTGCGAGTTAAAAATCAccagtttttttccttttcaacatTTGTCTGTTTACTAGCAAAGcctcattcagttgttaaaaataaataaatcttggaattatatGGTTTTGACTTTTACCCAATCCTGTATATATGATAGGCTGTTATATactttccatctattaaatttcattccaaAGAGACTGATCAACCCAGAATATACTGGCCTCATGTGTCTTCTCAGTGTGAGATTGAACCACATAAGGGTTCTGTAACTTGAACCCTTATGTGCAGTCTTTCCTCTTCAAGAAGTCAGTTCCTTGCAATTGCCTCCTCACACAAGACGTTTTTACTGCAGCTATCAAATTTAATAAGAATGATAACTGCATTGACTTCTTTGACATAGCAAAACATCACCTTTATACAAGTGGTGTTGGTTGTTTGCCATCTCCAATGAAAACATCTAGACTAAgggaaaatatttctttgcttgaAAACAAGCCTCAATGAATTCTACCTAACTTATACAAGCATGGATAAGAACAGACATAAAAATGCAGATAATGCTGATACAGTTATAAGTTTTGGATATAGCCAGTACAAGTACCTGTGTTTTTTGAAGTTCAAATTCAACCTGTTTCCGTTTTTCTTCCAATTTTGCAATGGCTTTTGCCTGagaattagatttttctttctccaATTTCAAAGCTGCTTCTTTCATTTGCAAACGCCCTTCAAGTTCTTTTAACTTGATCTCATAGTCAGAAGTAGAACCATTTTCCGACATTGTTGAATCCCTCGCTTTCAAAGAACTGGGGAtttcattatcaatatttttattattattattattattactgttgttacttTCTGAACAAGTAACTAACAATGGGGAAGAAGGCACTTTTCTATCAAAAGGTTTATTGAGGAATTTCAGAGGATTATCGGGCGAGTTGCTTATCACAGGCATTTCGGATTTATGTCTTTTTGCAGCCAAAAAGTCACTTTTGTGAGGTTTATGTTTCAATAGTTTTTCTTGAAGCTTATAACAGAATGGTTCGTCTTTAGAATTTCCAATCTGAATGAGATCTCCAGTTTTAATCACATGTTGCTCAAGGACttgaattctttttttgtttacgaaAACACCATTTAAACTCTGGAAAATAAGGAAAGAGAAATTTGATTAATGAGATGCTAATTATAATTAATGAGATGTACTGTAAGAGATttgaaaattaagaaagaaaaacaaaatggaaatacTGGATTGATAGAAAGACattgaatttatatttcttttatctatttcagtctttgattttttcattttaaccctttatgtttaaaccagccatattagGCCAAAAttatcttcctgttttatgctcaaaccagccagctctgacctctcacacctaccctacaaagtcattctaaaaataaacagagacatcatcaaaatcccagAGTTACAAGAtactgtacaattaatttaaaacaatataattaaacaggctttacatttgatagagtaatttgaatgctaaagggttagattATATTGTCTAACCTGGAGCTGAGAAAAATCAGAAAACAATTGGATAGCCAAATtgatccagaaaaaaaaaagaattcagacAAGCAACAGCAGAAAAAACTGAGGAAGCAAGAAAAACAAACTGAAGAGATTCTTACATTCTCATCTATAATTGTccaattttcttcatttcttttaatagTAGCATGATGTTTAGAAATCCACACAGATAACAGGCATACAGGTAAATCTTGACTTCGTCCAATttttatctgaaaagaaaaaacaagagacATTCAAGCGACAAGAATTaatttatttgataaataaaattttaatttattcacaCAATCTCCAAACTACTTTTTAGACTTCCTAAGCAAAGCAGACTTCATATTTGCCAAGGTGATgatgaaagaacaacaaaatggGTATGAAAAATGAgcatatttaaaaagtaaatcaTTTAGACTAATTGACTTAGTCAGAGGTACCAACCACTCGAAAAGTAATAGTCAAGTTAGTTTCAACTTATTTACAGTATATCTGATTAGGTTTTTGATTCTCACATTTATATTCTTGTGTATGTTTCAgacatttaactgtggccatgctggagcaccaccttaaagggttttagccaaagaaatcgaccccaggacattctttgtaagcctagtacttattctatcagtcacttttgccgaactgataagttatagagacataaacacacaacattggttgtcaagcaatgggggggggtgacaaacaaaaacacacacaaatatatatatgtatacacacaatgggcttctttcagtttccatctaccaaatccacacacaaagatttggttggtccaaggctatagtagaagacactcgcccaaggtgccatgcaatgggactgaacccagaaccatgtggttgggaagcaaacttcttaccatacagccacacagtCTGAGTAATTAGCTTTGatgatttatttcataaatagagTATGGATAATATAACACtccaaaggtggtgagctggcagaaacattagcatgccaggcaaaatgcttagcagtatttcgactttgccttgcatcctttctaATAGACTGGGCCCCCtcgccaaaaatttcaggccttgtgcctaaagtagaaaagaatatacaactAATCAGCAGCACTATTcaattgattattatttttgcctttcattaccACTAGTGGTTGTTTTTCATGTAGATGGTATGAGAAACTAGTCTCAGTGACTtagtttgtaaataaatatcacCGAGTAAAAATATATCAGGCCAAGCAGCAGCATTGTTcagttgaagaatttttttttttcgtctgaaATACCATGTTCAATTCTTCCAGCGAAGGAAGCTAGCCATGACAGACCAGATTCCTATGCATGAGGAAATTTATTCTCACCCAATTAACAACAAAGACtgaaaataagcaccaggttaCATGGATTATTATAAACCAGAAAAAGAATTAGCTTTATCTGTCATTAAGATTAACAGTGAGGAGCATATACAAGCAATGTTTAGCTCTCTTTGAGCCAAGCATATAAGTATTCAGGACCAGACCTCCTTAGAAACTTGTCAATGACTATCAACTAGTATACCCAAAATTTGGTCAGACCCTTCTATACTAACAATATATGAGGCCACTGTTAACAACACTCACCTATACAAATGATGTCACCTTCACCATTTCCAATAATTTCGCCCTTAACCTTTCAAACAACCTAGATATCTCTCGTGAGCAGAGAATTTGAAAAACCTTCATTACTGGGAACATGACAACCAAATCTTTTTCAGCAGTAAAACCTGTCCACCATAACAGAATTAATATCCTAAAACCACCTTGGCAAATGCTTGTATATGCAGGTACTCTGTCCCACCTCTGATCACATTGCCCTATCAAACTTGCCCTCCACATCTCATTCCCTAGTGCTCATCACTTCATTATCTCTGGTATTGTTTCCCTACCATAATCACCTGAGACCTGAATAGGTATACCCATCCTCTCCCTTTCATAAACTTCCCCTTCCTTCCTTCACCTCAGAACTATTACCCCTCCTcattatcttcctccagccatgctctTTCCCCTCTGCTATACTCCATCATTTTATCTGCTATCACACCCAGTGCCCTAACATATCTCTCACCTTCAGTTACTACAGTCATCTATCTCATCTCTCCTCACATTCTTACAAAACGTCCATCCATCTCCACTTCCCTACTCACCCAGCCCAATCCTCTGTCACTTCACATATATTCACCCCCACACTCTACCTTGGGGGTATGTCCTAACACATATCCACCAtcatctcttactctctccctcccttgaATACCTTTTACAGCAAAACACTGCTCTCTATACCTCTTATTTTTTTcatctctcaactggcacaaaaccattacctcaatactactccccccATAGAGGGGACTTTGTCTTAAAGTTACTCCACCCACTGATGCCagtaccacaaaaaaaaaaagcacccagtacactgtaaagtggttggtgttaggaaaggcatacagctgtagaaacaataccaaaacagacaatagagcttggtacagtcctctggcttgccagctcttgtcaaaccatccaatccatgccagcatggaaaaatggacattcaatgatgatgaaCCATCA
This DNA window, taken from Octopus sinensis linkage group LG4, ASM634580v1, whole genome shotgun sequence, encodes the following:
- the LOC115211029 gene encoding E3 ubiquitin-protein ligase RNF8 isoform X2, with translation MLSSLAFIRTQPSSSMALLYFLENVNHPEKSILLNEDTIKIGRSQDLPVCLLSVWISKHHATIKRNEENWTIIDENSLNGVFVNKKRIQVLEQHVIKTGDLIQIGNSKDEPFCYKLQEKLLKHKPHKSDFLAAKRHKSEMPVISNSPDNPLKFLNKPFDRKVPSSPLLVTCSESNNSNNNNNNKNIDNEIPSSLKARDSTMSENGSTSDYEIKLKELEGRLQMKEAALKLEKEKSNSQAKAIAKLEEKRKQVEFELQKTQKLKDEERKQLEQEFQDKMVMLLKKKEKSLKQDLKIKRVALEQKEKIEKELLNKCNSDKATIDELTQSKEELKLIIDNKDAERRLLESQLQEAKLANLKEQDVVLKTREEVLTKFSEMLEMELQCSICNELFVQATTLSCSHTFCFYCIHMWMNKKNDCPVCRTSIKSQTKALVVDSYIDKMTAFFSPEMKEKRAQYVKERKALKVPQPKTKKRRHPEHHEHVFHHETIQGEIHNFLAALTGDDLSDSYYEDYEDDYGRMYYVW
- the LOC115211029 gene encoding E3 ubiquitin-protein ligase RNF8 isoform X1; the protein is MLSSLAFIRTQPSSSMALLYFLENVNHPEKSILLNEDTIKIGRSQDLPVCLLSVWISKHHATIKRNEENWTIIDENSLNGVFVNKKRIQVLEQHVIKTGDLIQIGNSKDEPFCYKLQEKLLKHKPHKSDFLAAKRHKSEMPVISNSPDNPLKFLNKPFDRKVPSSPLLVTCSESNNSNNNNNNKNIDNEIPSSLKARDSTMSENGSTSDYEIKLKELEGRLQMKEAALKLEKEKSNSQAKAIAKLEEKRKQVEFELQKTQKLKDEERKQLEQEFQDKMVMLLKKKEKSLKQDLKIKRVALEQKEKIEKELLNKCNSDKATIDELTQSKEELKLIIDNKDAERRLLESQLQEAKLANLKEQDVVLKTREEVLTKFSEMLEMELQCSICNELFVQATTLSCSHTFCFYCIHMWMNKKNDCPVCRTSIKSQTKALVVDSYIDKMTAFFSPEMKEKRAQYVKERKALKVPQPKTKKRRHPEHHEHVFHHETIQGEIHNFLAALTGDDLSDSYYEDYEDDYGRMYYVW